AAGTGCTTCCACTTCTCTCATCTGATGACGCCCGCATACGGAATTATGCGACAGAAATCCTCGAACAGGTCGGGGCGGAGGCCGTGGAGGGCCTGATTCGGTTATTGGGTGATTCCTCTCCTGATGTGAGAAAGTTTTCACTGGATGTTCTCGGGAAAATCGGCGAATTGAGCGAAATCAGGGCCATCAAGGATATCGGTTCACTCCTGGATGACGAGAATGTCAACGTGGCCTCGGCCGCGGCAGAGGCCCTGGGCCGGATCGGAGATCCTTCAGCCGTTCCCGTACTTGTAAAACATCTGAGCGGTGAACCCTGGCTTCAATGCAATATCCTCAGCGCTCTCTCGCAGATAGGGGGGGAGGAGGTCAGGAAGGTCTTTCTGGGCATCGACCCCGAACGCTTGGCTCCGGAAGCGCGCTATTATTATGACATGGCAAAGCATATGTTCGATACGGATCGGGTTTGAATCGGGAGAGAATGCAATGCGGGGAAACGATGAAATCACGTGGAGCGATCTGTGCAAGGTGAGAGATCTCATATTCAA
This sequence is a window from Deltaproteobacteria bacterium. Protein-coding genes within it:
- a CDS encoding HEAT repeat domain-containing protein gives rise to the protein MGPTFTELLKDLRSEEESDRRYAVEDLGDLGDPAAIPVLVKALEDEAVAVREAAADSLIAIGGKEVCEQVLPLLSSDDARIRNYATEILEQVGAEAVEGLIRLLGDSSPDVRKFSLDVLGKIGELSEIRAIKDIGSLLDDENVNVASAAAEALGRIGDPSAVPVLVKHLSGEPWLQCNILSALSQIGGEEVRKVFLGIDPERLAPEARYYYDMAKHMFDTDRV